The region TTCTCGTGATGCTCAAGGTAGTGTGAGTTAATTTTGTTGATCCCTTTTAATCCAAGGTAAACAAGTGAGAACATTATTATTAGGGTAACTAGTAGATAGACCGAGGAAACTATCAAAACTCCTAACCACCCAATTGTTGCTGCCTGAAAATAGTAAGCCTCAATTTCAATGCAAGGTGTAAGGAACATTGCAATGCTTAACGATAAAATAATCGCAAAATGCGATTTTTTATTTTTAAGTTTCTGCTCATTTACCTCAAAGTGATGATGATGGTGATGCGATGATCTTAAATCAATTACGAAGTAGATTATTCCTATTATTATTAATATGAGCGGGGCTGCAATTTTCGTGATGTAACTATAGTTTTGGGATAGTTTTATACCCACAAATCCAACTATTATCCCAATAAATATGGTGCTTAGCGTGTGTGAGAATCCTGTAATAAAGGTTGCAAAAAGAGTTTCCCTATTTGTCCACCTTTCGGTTTTTGAAATTGCAATTAACGGAATCCAATGATTTGGGATTAAGGCGTGTATAATGCTTAAAATCAGGCTTCCTATTAATATTTGTTCCATGCGGTTTTGGGTTGTCTATTAAAGATGTGTTGGCAAATATAGCGATCATTCAATATTCCAGCAATATATTGACATTCCATTGATTGATAGAAATTGCTATATTTGAAATAAATTAAATATGACAGAACAAGACCTAACGATTAAGATCGTTGATTTTTTTGAGAAAAAGATTTTTGAACCACATGTAAACTCATCTTTAAAAAAGAATTCAAAACTAAAATCTTATAAAATCAATCCAATAGTTGCTAAGTATTTATCGAAAGTTTTGGATGATAAATATAGCCCCGAAGGAATTGCGATGGCTCTTTACTATCCTAGAGTTTTGGGAACTTCAATTAATACTTCTTTTGGGACGCAAATTCAAAATATGTTTATTGAGCTAAATATTGCTCAAGGCTCTCTAATTAAGGGAATGGATATTGAGTTTGTTGATAAAATAGACAAACGGAATAAATGGTGTCAATTGAAAGCTGGTCCAAATACTATTAATTCTGAGGATGTTAAACCTTTAATCAAGAAATTTACCGATACAATTAATTTGGCAAGAACCAATAAAGCTTTAGCAGGTATTAGCAATACTGATTTCGTTGTAGGTGTGCTTTACGGCGAACCTTCGGAACTGAGCATGCATTACAAAAAAATTGATAAAACGCATCCAGTGCTTGTTGGCAAAGATTTTTGGCATAGAATTACAGGTTTTCCTGATTTTTACGATCACCTAGTGGTTGCACTACATGAATGCATCAATAATTTTGATACTAAAGATTTCTTTAAAAAAGGCTGTGATGATTTGGCTAAAGAAATAAGAAAATCACCCTTATTTCATTTTTAGCTGTTGATAATATTTATTTAAAAACTTTACGATTGAGTATCCCACTTCTCTTCCTAAATTAACAGGAACAGCATTTCCTATTTGCTTGTATTGCTGCGCAATAGAACCAGTGAATTTCCAATCATCGGGAAATGTTTGAATTCGAGCGTATTCACGAACCGTAAAAGGGCGTGTTTCTTCTGGGTGACATCTTTCTGTTTGCTTTTGAGCAGGACTACATGTTAATGTCAAACAGGGTTCATCCCATCCTATTCGGCGAGCCATTCCTGTTTTTCCACCACCTAAATAAAAGCTCCCACCCATGTATTCTTTTTGGATATCTTCCGGTAAATCCCGCCAATAACCTTTTTGTGGGACTAAATCCAGTACATCCCTTTTACTTTTTGGGTACTTCGCCCCATCTGATTTAGGAACATCTGAATCGTATAATTGCCCTTTTTTTAAAGCATCCTCTAAATTATAGATATTTCTGTATGGTTTAGGGTATTCGTACTTTATATCAATGTCTTTTCGAACACCAACCAGAATAATGCGTTCCCTTTTTTGGGGTACTTTAAAATTTATTGCTTTAAGAATTTTAATTGGTGTAACATTATACCCGATTTCGTCTAAAATAGAAATCATTCCTTGTAATGTTTTTCCGCCCTCGTGACTTAATAAACCTCTAACATTCTCCCCAATACAAATTGGAGGATTTACCTCCTTAACAACTCGTGCAAATTCATAGAATAAAGTTCCTCTGGCATCATTTAGCCCGAGTTTTTTACCAGCATAGCTGAATGCTTGGCATGGAAATCCACCTGTAACAACATCGATTTTATTATGATATTCAGAAAAATCAAATGAGCGAACATCACCTTCAAGTACTTTCCAATTGGGGCGGTTCTTTCGAAGTGTCTCACAAGCCCATTTATCAATCTCGTTTAATGCAGAACATTTTAATCCCGCCTTTTCCAATCCCACAGCCAAGCCGCCAGCACCCGCAAATAATTCTATCACAGAATATGAGTTCTGAGGTTCGGTAAAGTTGTCGTCAACTTCTTGAGTTTTAATATTTAAAATTTCACCGAAGAGTTTTTCTACATCCAATCTTTTATATACTCTATAATTGTTAATTGGCTCCCGTACGGCAGGTAATATACCCTCACGATCCCATCTTCTCAACGTTTCTTTGCTTTTTCCAATAAGTTCTGAAGCTTCTGACAATGTTAAGTATTCACCCATAACCATACTATATAACCTTACACAATGGTTACAAATATATTGTGGTTTTATCGTTTTCTACTTACCGTTTCATCTATATTTATTAACACTTTAACAACCCGTCTCATTTAGGTTTTGTGGTATTTGTTAGCTTAGAACAAAACTCGCTGAGATTATTTATTCAATGTGTTGGAAACTTAACCTTTTAAAAGGAAACCCCTTCCACAAAATACTTTTGGAAACAAACTGGCTGAAAAAAGAAGTAATTCCCAAAGGTTTGGAAAGAATCTGGCGAAAAAAAGGGAGTTTCAAAATATTTTGGAAAGAATCTGGCGAAAAAAAAGTAAGTCCCAAACATTTTGGAAACAGGCTAATTCTCCCAGAGGTGCTTCTAAACCTTTTGGAAACAAGCTGACGGAAAAATAAGTCCTCCCAAACCTTTTAGAAACAAACTGGTGAAAAAAAAGTAATTCCCAAACATTTTGGAAACTGTTTAATTCTCCCAAAACTACTTCTAAATCGTTTGGAAACGATCCGGTGGAAAAAAAGTAATTCCAAAAATTTTTAGAAACGAACTGGCGAAGAAAAAATAACTTCCAAAACTTTTGGAAACAAGCTGGCGGAAAAAGAACCTCCTTCCAAAACTTTTGGAAAAAAGCTGGTGGAAAAAAAGTAATTCCCAAACATTTTGGAAACAGGTTAATTCTCCCAGATGTACTTTTAATCCGTTTGGAAACGATCTGGTGGAAAAAGAACCTCAGCCCAAACCGTTTAGAAACTAGTTGGCTGAAAAAGAAGTAATTTCCAAAAGGCTTTCTAAATATGCAGGCAAAGCCTGCAAGAATAAACTGACGCAGGTGCGCTTTGCTAATCTACGCCAAACCGATTGATTATTACTATTTATTTATAACCTTGGGCTAACAGGGTGTGTTGTTTATTTGTTATGGTTCAAAATTATCAGATTTATCTCTATTACAACCAACGCACGTAATTCTTAAGTTATGTTCTTCTGTGCTTCCTCCTTTTGAAAGTGGAATAATATGATCGAATTCAATTTCGTCGTCCTTTAGTACTTTTCCGCAAATTTGACATTGATTGTTATCTTTTCGCACGACTTTAAGCATAATATGTCTTGGTATATAACGTCCAATTCTTCTTCTCTCATTTGTTTCAGTGAATGGTTCGTTTACAAAAAACACAGGACACAAATGACCGAAAATTGAACATTTCTTCTCAATGTCTTCTGAGGTGTTTCTTTCAGGATAATCTTCAGGTTTAAAGTCTCTGACTTCTTTTTCAAAATATTTTGTCCTTTCCTTGTCGTATGTCCCTTTCTCAAGTTGTAATTTAATAAAATTTATGTTCTCAATTGCCTCTTCTCGTATCATTGATAAAAGCGGAAAATCCTCTACAAGCGCACCATAAGGACAATACTTCAATTCCCAACAAGGTTTACATACATTTTTTGTTCTAATTGCCCAATCTTCTCTGACTTTTTCATCAGAAGTGTCTTGGTCAAAACCAAGTAATTTTTTGATAAGTGGGTTCATTTCGTCAAGTTAAATGACATACAACTATTCGTTTAACCCCCTAATTGATCGATTTAAGAAATCAACCAACGGTTTCATCTCTTTGAATACTACGAGGGTGTTCTTAAGGAGATTTTTATCCGTAATATCCTTCTCGCTTAGGCTATGGTATGGGGTTATATGCTTAAACTTGAAATATTCAGCCACTGGTGAATCTTTATCGAAACCTTGTGGTACTCGCTTTAACTTTTCTTCATCAAAAAACTGATAGGTTTCTTTAAATTTTTTGTTGTTTACAATTGCTAAAAACTCATCCGCATAAAGATCTATGTCCTCACGAATCCGCTTCATAACATCAGGTGCTGCCATATATATTCCGCCCGATGCGAACGAACTTTCAGTATCTAAATGAAAATAGTAACCAGCATACGGGCTTTTCCTACCTCCTCTTGCGATGTATGCACCGAAATTTGTCTTGTACGGGGCTTTATTTGCCGAAAATCGAACATCGCGATATACCCTAAAAATACAATCCTTAGGATCAATCGATCCCACAAAATCATCAAACTCATTAATTCCAAGGATTAGGGAATTGGTAAACTCTTTGAATTCTTCCGCCGATTTTTGAAACCAATCCTTATTGGCATTGAACCAATCGCGATCGTTATTAGCTTTAAGGGCTACCAGAAAATCTAATGCTGATTTCATTTCTTTTTTTTCTCAAATTTACACGAATAATTCTTTCTCCGTAACCACTCAGGTTTATATTTTAGCAAACATTTTCTTTGAAAGTAAGGATTACAAGTTAAGGTAATCATTAAAACTTAATTTCGCTGAACCCCTGTATGGTTCGCGCAAAGGCGCAGAGTGCGCTAAGGGAGAAAAAACCTTTGGTTTTTTCTCTTTGCGAACAGATGTAGGTTCAATTTGGTACAATTTAACCATTGTCTTTCAATTGATTTTAAGTTTGCTACACATCTATCCTATTTTCTTTGCGCCTTAACGACTTTGCGTGAGATTATTTATAGTTGTGTTTTAAATCATTTCATTAAAAAACATCTTATAACCATGTTCTACCTATCTTTGATTCTTAATTTGCATAATTCTTTTCAAAAGTAAACCAAACGCATTACAGAGTATCAAACTCAAACTTTATCAATCTTACACACAATATGAATCGATTTGTATATATAATTCTCATTGCAATTGCAGGTTTTTCCTTTGTGTCATGCGGGAAAAAGAAGGTAAATGAACCCAGTAAAGGGCAAAGTGGACGAGGTCAAATAAAAGTAGATGCCATTATTACCAAACCTACTTTACTTACGAATCAAATTACCATTTCTGGGTCATTATTGGCCTTTGAGGAGGTTGCCTTGATGAGCGAAATGGCAGGAAGGGTTGTTCAAATCAATTTACCCGAAGGGAGGTTAGTTCGAAAGGGAACTCTACTTGTCCAACTTTATAATGATGACCTCCAAGCCAATCTTAAAAAATTACAGGCACAGCTTGAGGTTCAGGAAAAAATATACCAAAGACAATCAGATCTATTAAAAGTAGATGGTATTAGCCAATCCGATTTTGATCAAACCTCTTTGGATGTTAACACGATAAAGGCTGGGATTGAAGTTCAACAAACCCTAATTCGAAAATCACAGATTTTGGCTCCTTTCGATGGAATTATCGGGCTACGTAATATAAGCGTTGGGGCTCAAATCACCCCTTCAACTCAAATAGCAACAATCCGAATGGAGGATAAGCTAAAATTAGATTTTAGCGTTCCCGAGAAATATAGTAGCGAAATAAAACCCGGATTGAATGTGAAGTTTACTATTTATGGGAAAGATACCGAATACGATGCAACAGTAATAGCAACCGAGGGCGGAATTGATGCAGCCACTCGAAATATTAAAGTTAGGGCATTAGTTAACAGTAAGCCTGAAGAATTAGTACCCGGCGGGTTTACGAACGTACAACTCACCCTTGGTGAAAATAAAAATGCAATTCTTATTCCTACCCAAGCCATTATTCCTCAGGAAAGGAATAAAAGTGTAATAGTTTCGAAAAATGGAAAGGCTCATTTTGTAATGGTTAAAACCGGGGTAAGAAAAGAGTCAAAGGTTGAAATTACCGATGGAATCAACATGGGTGATACGATTGTAACCAATGGTCTTCTGTTTTTGAAAGAGGGTGTCAAACTATCATTTTCAAATGTAAAAAACTGATACCTATGATTATTTCAGATCTTGCATTGAAACGCCCTGTAGGCTCTATTGTATTGAGTCTCATGATTATACTTCTAGGAGTAGTCGGTTTATCGTTTCTTGGAGTACGTTTATATCCAGCAATTGACCCGCCAATAATAACTGTTCAAACATCATATACAGGAGCTAATTCCGAAATAATTGAGTCGCAAATTACCGAACCTTTAGAAAAATCAATTAATGGGATTGAAGGGGTTAAATCAATATCATCATCATCATCAGTTGGTTCTAGCAATATAACCGTTGAATTTAACCTTGATGCCGATTTGGAAAAGGCCGCAAATGATGTTCGCGATAAAGTTTCGCAAGCAGCGAGAAGTCTTCCCCAAGACCTTGACGCACTCCCTACGGTTACCAAGTCTGATGCGAATGGAGATCCAATTATTTTCCTTATTGTTCGAAGCACATCAATGAATTCCCTTGAACTAAGCGACTATGCGGAAAATATTCTGATGGAAAAATTTCAAACCATTCCGGGGATTAGCTCAGTAAGTATTTACGGTCAACAAAAACCTGCGATGCGTTTATGGTTAGATCCCTTGAAGATGGCTGCAAGAGGCATCACTGCATCGGATATAAACTCCGCTCTAATTAAGGAAAATGTTGAAATGCCAGGGGGAAAGATAAGAGGTTATGGAACTGAACTTATTGTAAAAACCTATGGAAGGTTAACAACTGAGGAAGATTTTAACAACCTTATAATTAGACAAAATAATAATCAGGTAATTCGATTTAGAGATATTGGTGAAGCCGTGTTGGGTCCTCAAAATGAGGAATCCGCTGCTAGTATTAACGGGGCAACAGGTTTATCAATGGTTTTAATTCCACTACCCGGAGCAAACAGCATTGAGATTTCAGATGAGTTTTATAAACGTTTGGAACAGATTAAAAAATTCCTGCCAGAAGGCGTTCGCCTTGATGTGGGGCGTGACAGGTCAATATTCGTTCGACAATCAGTTCGTGACGTAATAGAAACATTGGCTATTGCAATATCACTTGTTGTACTAATCATTTTCCTGTTTTTCAGAAATTGGGTAATCGCATTACGACCGCTAATTGATATTCCTGTTTCGCTCATTGGAACATTTTTCGTAATGTATCTTCTGGGTTATTCTGTCAATGTGCTAACACTACTAGGAATTGTCCTAGCCACGGGGCTAGTAGTTGACGATGGTATTGTGGTGACCGAAAATATCTTTAAGCGAATTGAACGGGGTATGGATAAAATGCAAGCTGCTATTGAAGGAACTCGTGAAATATTCTTTGCCGTTATCTCAACATCAATAACACTGGCTATTGTTTTTATTCCTGTTGTATTCCTACAAGGTTTTACGGGAAGATTGTTCAGAGAATTTGGTATTGTAGTTGCATCGGCAGTGCTAATCTCTGCCTTGGTATCACTTACTCTTACTCCCGTACTTAACGTTTTTCTTGGAGGCTCAGCGTCACACCACTCTCGATTCTATTTGGCCACCGAAGACTTTTATGTGGGTTTAGAAAATGGATATCGCAGAATACTTAGTTATTTTATTGCGAAAAAGTGGATCTCTTTTGCAATTTTGGGGGCTTGTATTTTATTGATTTTTATAATTTCCAAGCAGTTAAAATCTGAACTTGCACCTCTTGAAGACCATAGTTTTATTCGAACTTCTTTAACAGCTCCAGAGGGAACCGAATTTAATGCAATGCAAAAAATCATTGATAAGGTTGCAAAAAAACAGATCGATTCAATACCCGAAGCTAATTTTATTCTTGCTCGATACGGAGGTGGTATGGGAAGCTCAGGAGCAAATACAGGAAACGTTATGACATTTCTCTTGGATCCCAGCGAACGTAAGGCTTCGCAACAACAAATATATGATAGGTTAACAAAAATGTATCGGTCAATTCCCGATGCAAGAATTATTTCCAGTCAGGAGGCAACTATAACAGCTGCATCATCAGGTGGGCTGCCAGTTCAGTTTGTACTGCAAAATCTAAATTTCAATAAGATTCGAGAGGTACTACCCAAGTTCTTAGATGAGGCTCAAAGTAGTCCGATTTTCAGTAGTGTTGATGTAAACCTAAAGTTTAATAAACCTGAAATAAACATTACTGTTGATCGACTGAAAGCCACAAGTCTTGGCGTAAGCGAAAGAGATGTTTCCGATGCATTAAATTTAGCATTAAGCGGTGGTCGATATGGTTATTTTTTGAAAAACAACAAACAATATTTTATTATTGGACAGGTTGATAGGGAAAACAGAAACAAACCGGCCGATATTTCATCGCTTTATGTGCGAAACAATGTTGGTACAATGATTCAGCTAGACAATCTGGTAACAATAGTGGAGAATAGCAATCCACCTACATTATATCATTTTAACAGGTATAAATCTGCTAATGTTTCTGCAAACCTTGCTCCAGGAAAAACCGTAGGGGAAGGTATTGAGGAGATGCGAAAAATTGCTGCAAAACTGCTTGATGATTCTTTTAGTACAGATCTTGCAGGCCCCTCTAGAGATTTTGCCGAAAGCAACTCGAATATTTCATTTGCACTAATATTGGCATTATTGCTTATCTATTTAATTCTTGCGGCTCAATTTGAAAGTTTCCGTGATCCTTTTATTATTATGCTCACAGTACCTATGGCAATAACAGGCGCAATGCTTTCGCTTTGGATTTTTGGACAAACCTTAAATATTTTTTCCCAAATCGGGATGATTCTACTTATTGGAATTGTTACCAAAAACGGGATTCTAATTGTAGAGTTTGCAAACCAGAAATGTAAGAGCGGGTTGGGCAAAAAAGATGCTGCATTTGAAGCTGCCTCTGCTCGTTTTCGACCTATTGTGATGACCTCGTTGGCAACAACCTTTGGTGCGCTTCCAATTGCTTTGGCTATCGGTGCTGGTGCATCAAGCCGTGTTTCGCTTGGTATTGTTGTGGTAGGGGGTTTACTCTTTGCCTTAGTACTAACCCTATTTGTTATTCCGGTTATGTATATATTATTTTCAAGTAAAAAATAATCGCATCTACCTGATTAATAAATATTAATGTTGATATAAATGAAATCATTTTTCGTTCTTATATTCCTAACTATTTTTTCAATTGCTGATGCCCAAACCATAATGACCGTGGAGGATGCATTAAATATTGCCTTGAAAAATAATTACGGAATTCTTGTAGCCCATAATGATGCTGCAGTTTCAAGGGCAAATAATACACTTGGCAATGCTGGCATGATGCCAAATGTCTCTTTCACAGGAAGCAGCAATTTTGCACCAAACAATGCAAAATCGTATAAAACACTCAGTTCAGGGATTGAACTATCGTGGATGCTATTTGATGGTGGCAAAATGTTTGTTACAAAGAGTAAATTAAGTGAAATTCAATCTCTAGGCGAGATTCAGTTTAAGGAAAAAGTATTACAAACTCAATATAGCGTTGTTTCCGCTTATTTTGATGTTGTAAGACAAAAGCAGCAGCTAAATTCAATAAACGAAATAATAGATTACAACAAGACGCTCGTTAAGATTCTACAAACCTCTTTCGATGGCGGCTCTGCCCGAAAATCCAGTTTGCTTCAGGCAAAAATTGATTTGAATGTTTACACTGAAAACGCAATCAACCAACAGTTTACAATTGATGCAGCAAAAAAGTATTTAAATGAGCTGCTCGCTGTAAGTCCTGATTCTTTATTTGAGGTCTCAGATTCTATTCCAATCAACTTTTCGTTCAGCAAAGATGAACTGATCCAAAAGTTAAACTCAACGAATACTAGCATATTATCGTTTCAGAAACAAATGGATATTGCCAAATTGGGTTTAAAAGAATTCAACAAATCACGTTTCCCTCAAATCAATTTTAGAGCAGGATACTACATGTCGCAAATCGATAATTCATCGAGTAATTATGGCCCTCAATTTGGTGGATCGATTTCAATACCACTGTATCAATCAGGAAAAATTCGCAGACAAGTTTCAATAGCAAAACTTGATGTTCAATCGGCAGAATATGATCTTGAGAACATCAAACACCAAGTTAAAAACGACCTGTTGAACGCAATTACTCAATTCGAGAATCAGCAACGTTTACAAGCAATTGAAAAGGAAAATAATGCGCTAACCAAAGAAAATCTTGAAATAAGTTTACAAAGGATGAAACTAGGCGAAACAACCACATTGGAGGTTCACCAAGCCCAAGAAAACTACGTTCAATCCTGCACAAGACTTACTAACTTTGAGTACAATCTTAAAATTGCTGAAACAAAACTAAAGCAACTTTTGTCTTTGATGTAATTTTATGAAATTACAATCGTGTGACTCAGTGTTGTGCTAAAGATCATAAATAGAAGCGGGTATTTTCCCGCTTTTACTATTTTTATAAAAATTTTTGAGTTCGATCTTTATGGTATTCAGCAGCATTGTTTTCTTGCTTTACTTCCTGCCAGCATTTTTAATTACTTACTACGCTGTTAGCCAGAAATATAAAAACATTGTAATTCTTCTATTCAGCATTATATTTTATAACTGGGGTGCTCCAAAGTTTATTTTTGTAATCCTCGGTACAACATTTCTCGATTTCCATTTAGTAAAATGGATGTCACAAACCAAAAACACCCTTCACCGAAGGTTGATGCTCACTCTCTCTGTTTCTGTCAATCTCGGTCTTCTATTTTACTTCAAGTACTCAAACTTTTTTATCGAGAATTTTAACACTCTTCTCTCATCCTTTGGTGTTAATGCAATTCAATGGACAAAATTAGTTCTACCCATTGGGATATCCTTTTATACATTTGAAACAATTACCTATGTTGTTGATGTCTACAGGAGAGTTCACAAACCCTTGGATAATTTCTGGGATTATCAACTCTATATCATTCTATTTCCAAAGCTAATTGCTGGGCCAATTATTCGCTACCATGATTTAGCCGATCAAATTACGGATCGCTCTCAGAACGATACTATAGATAATAGATTAACAGGATTTTATCGCTTTGCCATTGGCCTAGCAAAAAAGGTTTTAATAGCTAATCATCTTGGTCAACAGGCTGATGCAATATTCTCGATGAACTATAGCGGAATGGGTACCTACACGGCATGGGTGGGAATTCTTGCCTACACGTTTCAAATATATTTTGATTTCTCGGGTTACTCCGATATGGCTATTGGCCTAGGTAAAATGATTGGTTTTAGGTTTCTCGAAAATTTTAATAATCCCTACATATCACAAAGTATAACTGAATTTTGGAGGCGTTGGCATATATCATTGGGAAACTGGATGCGAAGCTATCTATATATACCATTGGGGGGAAATAGGGTAAGCAAGTTTCGTTTATATTTTAACCTTTGGCTGGTTTTTCTTGCCTCGGGTTTCTGGCACGGAGCATCGTGGAGTTTCGTACTATGGGGCGCTTATCACGGATTATTTTTAGTGCTTGAACGGGGATTCTTGCTAAAATTCTATCATACAATAGGCAAACTTCCAAGCACCATCATTACATTTCTAATAGTTGTAGTTGGGTGGGTGTTCTTCAGAATCGAAAAAATTGCCGATGCCTTTACCTATGTTAAACGAATGTTTGCCTTCAATTTTAATACCATACCGTCCTTTGGTTATGAGTTTTACACCTATTTCGGTATCGCAGTAATCTTCGCTTTCTTTGCTTACTCTAAATCTGGTCAAACCATTCAGGATAAAGTTTATATTGAAACCTATAATCTCAAGCAACATGTTGTAGTATCAACATTATCAATTGTTTTGCTTCTTATTTCAATTAGTTTAATAACAGCATTCGGGTTCAACCCATTTATATATTTTAGGTTTTAGCAATGAAAAGAGCTTCGAAAAAATTACGTGTGATATTGCTTCTTCTAGCTATTCTTGCTTTTCTGATATTTATTCTTCAGGGTAGTTATAAAATCATTTCTATCAAACCTTTGTGGGGAAGTGTTATACTTGCTGACAAAGGAAATCTTACTATTAAAAATTGGTTCGATGGGGATTATCAACAGCAAGAAGAAAAGTACTTAAATGACAACTTTGGTTTCAGAAGTTTCTTTGTCAGAATGAATAATCAAATTGAATTCAGCCTATTTGATAAAGCCAAAGCCAACGGGGTTATTATTGGTAAAGACATGTATTTATATGAGGAAAACTATATAAGGGCATATAACGGAACCGATTTTATTGGTGTTGATAGCATAAGACATCGGTTACAGAAAGTTAAGATTTTACAGGATACCCTTTCAAAATATAACAAGGATGTAATAGTTGTATTTGCTGCAGGAAAAGGCTCCTTCTACCCTGAATTTTTTCCAGATAACTACAAAGTTCCAAGAGGAACAACAAACTATGAGTACTATATAAAAGAGGCAAAGGATCTTGGGCTGAATTATATCGACTTTAATAAATTTTTTGTTGATAATAAATTTACATCAAAATATAAACTTTACCCAAAGCAAGGTATTCATTGGAGTTTTTACGGGATGTGCATTGCCTCCGATTCAATCATTAAATATATTGAATTCAAAAGAAAAATCGATATGCCTAATATCTACTGGAATGATATTGAAATTGATTACACCCGAAAGGATGATTACGATATAGGCAATGGGCTCAACTTGCTTTTTAAGCTAAAAAGAGAAAAGATGGGATATCCCAAAGTGCTAATAGAATCAGATTCAGGTAAAATTAAACCATCGGTGCTGGTTGTTAGCGATAGCTTTTACTGGGGGCTATATAACCTTGGAATATGGAAAACTTTCTCAAGCAACCATTTTTGGTTTTATAATCAACAGATATATTCGCCTGTTTTGTGTGAAACCATGGAGGTTTCGCAAGTAAACCTACGAAACGAGATTATGAATCATGATGTAATCATAATACTTGCAACCGAAGCAACATTGCCGAATCTGGGTTGGGGGTTTATTGAAAGTGCTTATAACGAGATTAAAACCTCTAAACTATCTCGCAATTAATAATCCTGTTGTTGTTTTGCTTTTTTACATTTTAGGAAGTCAAGATTTACTACAAAATATTTATAATGTTAATTATATTTATCAAATATACCTATATTTGTAATATATAATTTACGTTATGAAAACAAAGAATCAAATTCTACTTCCAAAAGTGCAGAAATCCATCACATCTTTAGGTGAGAATATAAAACTTGCACGGTTGAGAAGAAAATATAGCACGGAACAAGTTGCTGAAAGGGCAAATATAAGCAGACCTACCCTCCTATCAATTGAAAAAGGACATCCGAGAGTAAGTATTGGTGCAATCGTAAGCGTTCTTTTTGTGCTTGGTCTTGAAAACGATATACTAGAAGTTGCAAAAGATGACAAGCTAGGAAGAAGGCT is a window of Bacteroidales bacterium DNA encoding:
- a CDS encoding restriction endonuclease, giving the protein MTEQDLTIKIVDFFEKKIFEPHVNSSLKKNSKLKSYKINPIVAKYLSKVLDDKYSPEGIAMALYYPRVLGTSINTSFGTQIQNMFIELNIAQGSLIKGMDIEFVDKIDKRNKWCQLKAGPNTINSEDVKPLIKKFTDTINLARTNKALAGISNTDFVVGVLYGEPSELSMHYKKIDKTHPVLVGKDFWHRITGFPDFYDHLVVALHECINNFDTKDFFKKGCDDLAKEIRKSPLFHF
- the dcm gene encoding DNA (cytosine-5-)-methyltransferase, producing the protein MVMGEYLTLSEASELIGKSKETLRRWDREGILPAVREPINNYRVYKRLDVEKLFGEILNIKTQEVDDNFTEPQNSYSVIELFAGAGGLAVGLEKAGLKCSALNEIDKWACETLRKNRPNWKVLEGDVRSFDFSEYHNKIDVVTGGFPCQAFSYAGKKLGLNDARGTLFYEFARVVKEVNPPICIGENVRGLLSHEGGKTLQGMISILDEIGYNVTPIKILKAINFKVPQKRERIILVGVRKDIDIKYEYPKPYRNIYNLEDALKKGQLYDSDVPKSDGAKYPKSKRDVLDLVPQKGYWRDLPEDIQKEYMGGSFYLGGGKTGMARRIGWDEPCLTLTCSPAQKQTERCHPEETRPFTVREYARIQTFPDDWKFTGSIAQQYKQIGNAVPVNLGREVGYSIVKFLNKYYQQLKMK
- a CDS encoding efflux RND transporter periplasmic adaptor subunit, yielding MNRFVYIILIAIAGFSFVSCGKKKVNEPSKGQSGRGQIKVDAIITKPTLLTNQITISGSLLAFEEVALMSEMAGRVVQINLPEGRLVRKGTLLVQLYNDDLQANLKKLQAQLEVQEKIYQRQSDLLKVDGISQSDFDQTSLDVNTIKAGIEVQQTLIRKSQILAPFDGIIGLRNISVGAQITPSTQIATIRMEDKLKLDFSVPEKYSSEIKPGLNVKFTIYGKDTEYDATVIATEGGIDAATRNIKVRALVNSKPEELVPGGFTNVQLTLGENKNAILIPTQAIIPQERNKSVIVSKNGKAHFVMVKTGVRKESKVEITDGINMGDTIVTNGLLFLKEGVKLSFSNVKN
- a CDS encoding DUF2461 domain-containing protein, which codes for MKSALDFLVALKANNDRDWFNANKDWFQKSAEEFKEFTNSLILGINEFDDFVGSIDPKDCIFRVYRDVRFSANKAPYKTNFGAYIARGGRKSPYAGYYFHLDTESSFASGGIYMAAPDVMKRIREDIDLYADEFLAIVNNKKFKETYQFFDEEKLKRVPQGFDKDSPVAEYFKFKHITPYHSLSEKDITDKNLLKNTLVVFKEMKPLVDFLNRSIRGLNE
- a CDS encoding HNH endonuclease → MNPLIKKLLGFDQDTSDEKVREDWAIRTKNVCKPCWELKYCPYGALVEDFPLLSMIREEAIENINFIKLQLEKGTYDKERTKYFEKEVRDFKPEDYPERNTSEDIEKKCSIFGHLCPVFFVNEPFTETNERRRIGRYIPRHIMLKVVRKDNNQCQICGKVLKDDEIEFDHIIPLSKGGSTEEHNLRITCVGCNRDKSDNFEP